The proteins below come from a single Nocardioides eburneiflavus genomic window:
- a CDS encoding glycosyltransferase family 2 protein, with translation MARQAVVRHNDWGSLDPPALGQWEPTLSVTVVVPTFNYQRTLPYVLAALAGQSYPSHLLEVLVVDDQSQPAQELPEVRPDHTRLIRVEEGWGRANACHLGALAADGDVLHWYDADMLAHREEVEAHARWHHLVDYAVPGGHKLFVDPTSLLGADPASVRDRVAAGEAGDLFPGQEHEPHQWVEDYWAKTDDLRTAGPRAQRYHIGMTGSVTKALYLDSDGFDRTLRLGEDMHLGHSLAQAGGVFVVDREARSWHLGRSQVLRRAEQVNRFNDPYLADLVPTMRPKRNRRGRAYQVPYLEVVLAAGPADETIHVVDSLLDGDVPDLRVTVVGPWSTVHDDRVQPVEDPVLETRLVHRSYLHEPRVRLVESAPATSDAEFVLTLPDVSMAPLPSALAALLDDLERTHHGVRVLAYGSGVAARLERTSALARVERLAGEGDDREALLDESFGVKTYPASDVGWVPVDQRVVERFVLGARPPMDPDKSENRLRKALRKADGEGVVRPAEVPAEGDGKRGLFGRRR, from the coding sequence ATGGCGCGGCAGGCGGTGGTGCGGCACAACGACTGGGGGTCGCTGGATCCTCCGGCGCTCGGCCAGTGGGAGCCGACGCTGTCGGTGACCGTCGTCGTGCCGACCTTCAACTACCAGCGCACGCTGCCCTACGTCCTGGCCGCGCTGGCCGGGCAGTCCTACCCCTCGCACCTCCTCGAGGTCCTCGTCGTCGACGACCAGAGCCAGCCTGCGCAGGAGCTGCCGGAGGTGCGTCCCGACCACACCCGGCTGATCCGGGTCGAGGAAGGCTGGGGCCGCGCCAACGCCTGCCACCTCGGCGCGCTCGCCGCCGACGGCGACGTGCTGCACTGGTACGACGCCGACATGCTGGCCCACCGCGAGGAGGTCGAGGCGCACGCCCGCTGGCACCACCTCGTCGACTACGCCGTGCCCGGGGGCCACAAGCTCTTCGTCGACCCGACCTCGCTCCTCGGCGCCGACCCCGCGTCCGTACGCGACCGCGTGGCGGCCGGCGAGGCGGGCGACCTCTTCCCCGGCCAGGAGCACGAGCCGCACCAGTGGGTCGAGGACTACTGGGCCAAGACCGACGACCTCCGCACCGCCGGTCCGCGGGCGCAGCGCTACCACATCGGGATGACCGGATCGGTCACGAAGGCGCTCTACCTCGACTCCGACGGCTTCGACCGCACGCTGCGCCTCGGGGAGGACATGCACCTCGGCCACTCGCTCGCGCAGGCGGGCGGCGTCTTCGTCGTCGACCGCGAGGCGCGCAGCTGGCACCTCGGCCGGTCGCAGGTGCTGCGGCGGGCCGAGCAGGTCAACCGCTTCAACGACCCCTACCTCGCCGACCTCGTGCCGACGATGCGGCCCAAGCGCAACCGCCGCGGACGCGCCTACCAGGTGCCCTACCTCGAGGTGGTCCTCGCGGCCGGCCCCGCCGACGAGACCATCCACGTGGTCGACTCGCTGCTCGACGGCGACGTGCCCGACCTCCGGGTCACGGTCGTCGGGCCGTGGAGCACGGTCCACGACGACCGCGTCCAGCCGGTCGAGGACCCGGTCCTGGAGACCCGGCTGGTGCACCGCTCCTACCTCCACGAGCCCCGCGTGCGCCTCGTCGAGTCGGCCCCGGCCACCTCCGACGCGGAGTTCGTGCTGACCCTCCCCGACGTGTCGATGGCTCCCCTCCCGTCGGCGCTCGCGGCCCTCCTCGACGACCTCGAGCGCACCCACCACGGCGTCCGCGTGCTGGCGTACGGCTCGGGCGTGGCAGCGCGGCTCGAGCGCACCTCGGCCCTGGCGCGGGTCGAGCGGCTGGCCGGCGAGGGCGACGACCGCGAGGCGCTGCTCGACGAGTCGTTCGGCGTGAAGACCTATCCCGCCTCGGACGTCGGCTGGGTGCCGGTCGACCAGCGCGTCGTCGAGCGGTTCGTGCTCGGTGCCCGACCGCCGATGGACCCCGACAAGTCGGAGAACCGGCTGCGCAAGGCGCTCCGCAAGGCCGACGGCGAGGGCGTCGTACGCCCCGCAGAGGTGCCCGCCGAGGGTGACGGCAAGCGGGGGTTGTTCGGCCGGCGCCGCTGA